The Arachis ipaensis cultivar K30076 chromosome B03, Araip1.1, whole genome shotgun sequence region GCATGGTTTACATCCTGCAAGCAGATTCATATATTTTGTTTATATGTGACAAGTGGATTGAATTGTCCTTTTCTGAAATCAGACGATAAAGGACATGCAAATACATAACTTGTAGGACCTTCTGACActagaaatcaaattaaaatatatgatGGCTTCATCTTAAGAATATTATGAGCATATACTGATAAAAgaaccataaatttcatttacATTGCCAACGAATCTCAACATTCAAACTAAACATATCAGAGATATTAGTGAACTAGTTAGAATTAGTTACTAATGTGAATATAAGGGCTGATATCACTTGTATTATTACTCAACATTCTCATCATTTAGTAAGTTCAGATTTATTTCAAATTTTCCTCTCGGTCATCTTTTTTCTCTGATCACCATGATTCTCAACAAAACAGGTAAAGAAAAATGCAGTGTACACTTGATTATCAAAGACAATGAAATCTCTTGTAATTTCTAGCAGAAGGAATCACCTGGGATGTGCTACCGCAAGTGTTACTAGTGTAAACACCATCCTTATAGAATCGGAAACCATCAACCACCTGAAATGCCACACTAACTGGCCGAACAAAAGCAACTGCATGCTTTAATTCATCCTCAGAACCCTGTAAACAAGGAATAACAAATGGGATTaacaagataaataaataaatagaatcatGCAACTTTCTTTGAGATGTGAGACCAAGAAAGCTTTAACTCTATCCTGTCTTTTCtgaggaaaaaaaaaagttcaaTCATAAGCAAATCATGCAGAACCCCATTTATAGGAACTCATAGAAGCAAGCATTTTTTGAATTACCAAAGTAATATTGACAGAGTCAAGGACTTGAACAGCAACATTTTCAGCATTGAATTTGCAGACACCATTCTTCGCGGTATAGGGATATGCTTCCTCTGAGTCAAGTCCACCACTGTATTTGATGTATTCAAAAGCTTGGGATGGCAACCCACCATTACAACCATAGTTATTGAAAGCACCAGCACAATCCACTAGCTGCTGCTCAGAAAGAGAGATGCTCTTTCCAAACGCTTGTGCATAGGCTGCTTCCAAAGCTCCAGTTGTGCTGAAGAGGCACATACCATTGGTTAAAGAATGACAAAGAGGgccttgttttttatttttatttttattttcttcttttattttttttggggGAGGGAGTACCATTCTCTTTTATCATCTTTCACTTTCCCGTTGAAAATTTTGTACATTATTAGATTGATGTATTTGAATAAAAGTGGACACAAATTATATCCAAATGAATACATTAATCCAAAGATATATCAAATTTTCAATAAGTCAATGACAAAGAAAAAATGACAAAGGGAGTGTTGATTAGGCATGGTCTAGCCGTCTAACTAGAGTgtacttttaaaattgataaaaagGTTTTTGCTTGAAACTACTCAGCAAATCGGGCCACAGCTGATGGCTCACAAAACTAAAATAGTGAGGGCATTTAATGGTTCAATGAGCAAAACCTACTTCTTGCTTCAACAGCACCtatggatttttttttaattattctttttcttttgcattaAAAAAGATACTTTTACCACATGTTAAATAATGATTATATGATAATAGGCCATGTCTAGCTAAGAAATATTTGTCAGAAGAACCTGAATGTCCAGCAAGATCCACAGGAGCCTTGATCTTTGACTGGGCTAACAATACCTTCTTTTCTCCAGTCTTGCTACAAAACAAAGCCAAAGGAATTGAAACTTATGTAAGCTTCTAAGTTCTAATAGTCTAGAAATATTATCAAAGTTATAATAACGGGATACAACACTTGATTGCTTGGTGTTTTTGCTTGAAGTAATGCAGTTTCAGTAGAAGTTTATTATGTTTCTGGCATACCGTCTCAGGAAGAACAGCTTCAGTAAGCTTATGATTGCCCTTAAGGGTAGCAGAGCAATTTTGTGCTGCGCCTAGTCTGTGTCTTTTGAACTCCTCCCAAGTCCAATCAGCAAAATCTGAAATAAGATAGATAATAATAACATTACAGTCCACAAGATCGATTCTGTTACAAGTGAGCCAATCATTTCACTTCATTTGTATTCTCTTAATTTATTTTGTATGCGATCCAGAAAGAACTTATTATATAAATATTGCTCTCATAAAATTTCACTACCAGAAATAAAATCTCTCACACAGACACATATTTATAAAGTTTAACTTTAATGCACTTTCAGGTTAAGCAATTTTAGACGTGCATTCAATTAGGTAAAGTCACCTAGCAAAAATAAACTACTTTTTCACATTGATTGTATGAATGAGAACAGTTGTGATTGAGCAACTGTGTAAAAATTTTAGATTATTTTACTCGCATCAAAATTGGATTTATTTTGAGCTATTTATATATATAACTGATttattttgagcttatttttcgTAAAAGCTTACCATAATAAGATGCAACAACTAAGTTAGATTATAGCTCTTGACTCATAACAAGAGAATGGTATGGTAGGACTCTCTCATCAGGGAAAACACACAACTAACCACAATCCAACGGCAGAAACTAACACAtcaacaaaaaaaagaagaagcagagagTAACTTACGGTTAACGGCGAGAGTGTACGACAATCGCTTTCTGTTAGTAGATCTTATGAGCCTCTTGTTCTCAGAGAACACTTCAAATCGCATCTTCAGCTCTTCGGGACTCTCATATCGTTTTCCATGCCTGACGGCGAACCGAGCGAAAGAGAGAGCGTGCCGGGTTCGCCCGACGACCCTAACCACCTCCGCCTCCACTTCTCGGAGCTCGTCCGGCACCATTCGGATTGGGTTCGGATCATCGGAGCTCCACCCGGCCGATGCGGCGGCGACGACAAAGAACAATACCGCGATGGTGAACCACCACGCCGCCGGCGTTGACGATGAGCACGCCATAATGTTGTGTGTGCTGTGAAGGTGTGTTAGTGTTGTGTGATGTAATCCCGAAGAAGTTGGGGTAGGAAGGAATAGGATCTTCGAATGGgattcatttttataattttattggcTGTTGCAGAGTATTTAAATTGACCAAAATACCCTTCGTCTTGGAAAGATCACTGGGTCTTATTCAAGGCCATAGACGTaatatcaatatttttttatgcATACTTCCAGAATGCCTGTTACATTCATTTAAGGGTATTATTCAATTGATAAAAATTATGATAAATATCTTAATAGTTAAGGTAAAAATGACATACAATAATTAATAAGTATCGTGTTATGGTGAAGAATGTTTTTTCTAATGAAAAGtgagatttttttttataatagaaaaaattaagaattaaaaatattatatgtaatatgaattttttttaaaaaatagttatAATCTTTATTATTCATTCAACTTTATTTTTACTAAAAAAGAATTTtgattaataaataaatacttAGTTGAGTTCATAGTTAACTCCTCCTTTTATTATGTTTAATAAATGACAAGATCAATCCTTTTAGCTTAATCATATTACATAAACACTAAAAGATAATCactaattaattattttgtataaaaatatGTATTGGataacttatttaaaaaatttattatactaTTACAAATAAATTTGATTATCTatctattataaattttattattcaatATATTATAGTagatttaattattataatgTCTAATTATTTAGTAAAAATAACATTTAAGTCAACATGAATAGTACTAGTATATTAAACCACATATCACATATCCATCAGAAGTTTTTATGTATGAACAAATATTAAGATTTTTTTCCGTTTCTGATGGTGAGGTTTTTAACTCTCTGCAAGGTTGCTAACGTGTTCCATGACGTAGTGATATGGAATTCTTGATATTTCTTGGCTATCACAGCATTGCGGGACCTAATTTTTGTTTTGGTAATGAATCTTCTATATGTGTTTTTGTTGTACAAGCAACAAACTTGAACAATCTTGTTTTATGTCAGGGGTTTGATTTTCGTTCTAAGGAAAAACTAAAACTTCAAGTAAAGGGAATGAATATCTAAACAACTTTTgaaattttcattgttctttaaaataatttttaactttttaattaatttaatttgaggctgattttttttttgttatggaaagAAATAAGGTGTAACACCATGAAATGAACGtgtgaaaaaaaaattacactGTTATAGTGTCAGATGTAAAACACAAGCtgtgttttgaatttttgaattttttatatttttgaaacaTACTAAACGAAGTTGCGTTTAgagattttcattttttttttttagtttgtgtAGGCTAAGCGCAGGTTGCATTTTTGAagtcacaaaattcaaattttttttgaagCCCACAAACGCAGGTCGCGTTTTGTGAGTGTCAGAAATTTTTTCTTGGAGGCCCCAAAACACAGGTTGTGTTTTATACACAGAATAATATTTTAATCCACAACTTTGCCTATAAATACGAAGCGCAATTTCATTCATTTGCATCTTCACTTCTCCTCTTactctttcttgcataaagttCATAGTGGTGTGCTTTTTTGGCAGTTAACTGTGTAAAAAAAGTCGAGTTAGGTGAAGCTGAGGTTATGGAAGGTGTTGTAAATTTGCGAGTATATTATAATGGTGAGATTATACCAAACACATACGAAGgagtgacttttgtttgtgaatgtcccTTATCGTTTGCTATTCCGTACACTATCATTTTTTGCGAAGTTACAAAATGGTCTGTGTGATaacatacaaagtcacatttTGAAAAGGGTGAGCAACATTTTATACAGAAATCATgtacaagtatttggtgggctgatacagtttcaaataatgtCCATCACTGACGACGCAAGTATGCAACATATGTTCtgtatttatcaacaaacccgaTTTCACGTGCTGATTATCGAGCTATACATTGAGTTTGAACAGCATACGGGGATGGATTCGGTTGGCGACGATGTCAGTGTTGATGAAATCAGGGATATAGATTGGGTAGAAGATAACAACGATAGTGAAGAGGAGTTTGAAGCCAATTATGAAGTCGATGACGAAAACGAGGATGGAGACTTGGCAGGCAATCCGGCGGTACAATATTAGGTGAATTCGATCGTAAGTCAGCACCCCTTTGGAGTTCTATCTTTTATGCGCACTCTGGATCTCGAAGCCATGCATGCACCAGAATTTCCTAAGTATGCGAATATCGGTATGTTATCTTATGGTTATTAATTAAAGTTACCAGTACCATTAATTTTATTTGCTTTGTCCGACTGATGGTGGATCGCATGTCGTAGGTGAAGGCGACGTTGCGGTGGAAGATGGTGAGTTTAGTGTCGGAATGGAATTTGGTTCTAGAGATTTTGTGATATTtgcaatcaaaagctacactatctctagaggagttgattacactATTTATGAGTCTGAGCCGCAAACATTCTATGCGAAATGCAAGGGTTATGGTGCAGGGTGCGATTGGCTTATCCGAGCTAGCTTGATTCGAAAGAAGGGGTGTTGGGAGATCAGGAGATACAATGGCAAACACACGTGCACCATGGGCACAatttcacaagatcatgccaagttggactcAGACACAATTGCAGATGCCATTAGGCCGTTGGTTGAAGCGGACCCGTCGATAAAGGTGAAGTCTATAATTGCATAAGTTCACTCGAGGTTCAACTGCACTGTAAGTTACCataaggcttggttggcaaagtaGACTGTCGCAAAAATTTTCGGTGATTGGAAAGTTTCTTACCAGACTCTGCCGGTATGGTTGAAAGCAATGACTGAGAAGATGTTAAGGTCTCGTGTTCAAATAAAAACGCTCCCCGTATATCGTGAGAATGAGGAGGTTCAAGGTGTAAGAGTTCTCCATCGTGTTTTCTGGAGCTTCTATCCATGTATTGTGGCATTCAGGCACTGCAAGCCATTGGTGCAAGTTGATGGCACACACCTGTACGGAAAGTATAAAGGTGCACTTCTAGTTGCGGTTGCACAAGATGGGAACCAAAACATTGTGCCTATTGCATTTGCAATAGTCGAGGGTGAGACAGTAGACGCATGGGAGTTTTTTCTAACCAATTTGCGGAGATACGTTGTTACCATTGATGGCGTGAAAATTATTTCTGACCGCCATAACTCCATCGACACAGCAATAGCTCGCAGTAACGGTGCATGGTCACCACCAAGAGCGTGGCATATGTTCTACATCAGGCACATCGGGTCCAACTTCTTAAGGAGGTTCAAGAAACCGTATTTGCATAAACTCGTGGTTAACACAGGTAGAATGCACTATTTATGGTCCTATTCATGGTAATTTTTTTGCTTCTAATTAGGATTTCATGGTTTGGTGAACAAGCTATTCTAGGACAGAATAGGAGTACAACAAAAACTACCAACGGCTTAAAGAGCGAGGTGAGGCATATACTCAATGGTGCGATGAGATTGGTGTTGAGAGATGGGTGTTGGCATTTGACGGGGGTCATCATTGGGAACATATGACCACAAACTTGGTAGAGTGCATAAATTCTGTCCTGAAGGGTGCACGCAACCTTCCTGTGACTACCATTGTTAGGTCTACTTTCCCGAGGCTCATGAGCATGTCCGCAATGGATTCACGTATTCAGAATTTGCTACCAAAAGAGTTGAAGAAAGCTTTCAACGTGCAGGAAATATTGTCGTTAATCGGTTTGACAGGCGCAACGAGATGTTTGAGGTTCGAGAAATGCAAGATGATTTTATTTACACCGTCAACCTTGTGCAACGACACTGCGACTGTGGCCATTTCCAGGTCGAGCAATTCCCATGTCGCTACGTTCTTGCATGTTGTGCTAACCAACGTCTTGATTGGAAAGTGTATGTGCATGACGTATATAAGATGTCTAAAATTTGCAAGGTGTACAGAGGCGAGTTTGTTCCGATGGGTGACCCATTTACGTGGGATAAATATGAAGGAGCGAAGGCGATCGCCAATTGGACATTGAGGCGCGCGACAAAAGGAAGACCGAAGTCAACCCGctacttgaatgagatggattcgCGGGATATGTGTGGTCCGCGTCGGTGTACTATTTGTGGATAGGAGGGACATAGCCGCAGCCGATGTCCTCAGCGCGCTGGTCCAAGCTCCGCCGGAGGTCAATAGTGGTTAAACCTTTTAACGTAACATTTTATGTAACTTTGTTATCCAATTTAAAGTAGTCTGTAAGATTTTTATGTTATTCCGTAGTTTATTTATGTATGCGTTAAATACTGAATAATAAATAATGCAACAGGCTAATCTTAAACAGAGTTACACGAGAATAAAGATAAATATAGAATAAGAATACGAgtacaaaaaatatctaaatatacAATATGAGATAAACCAACAGACTACTTCCTTGGCGCCTTCTTCGAATACAAAGATGGGGTGTCTTTATCCGGTGGCGCGATCTGTGTCCGTAAATTATACGGACGACCCTGATGTACTCCGGCATCCACTCCACCGCCAACATCAGAAGCACCAACATTTGGCATACTCGCATCGCCAGTGTCGTACAAACTGGAACCACTCATCTCCGGAGCACTCGCTCCCACATAGTCATACCAGTGCTGAAGGTCATGTCCCAGCTGGATGTCCTCCTATGGTGGTAATTCATTCAATTCGAACAACTCCGTACGAGGTGATGCGGAGGGACGTGGATGATCTACATGACCCGTTGATCGATCCATGTCGAAGTCACTGGCATGACCTGATGTGGCACGACAGCCAGCTGACTGATGAGAAGCAGTAGGCCCATCTAGTTATGGAAACAGATAATCTATATCTCTCAAGACCTGAGAGAAGCTGAGGGTGTCCGATCCACCCAACAGACTAAACTGACCTTCTGCTGGAATAACCATCCGTGGTATGTAGGGTTCAGCTGCCTAAGGTGGTTGTGGTTCCGGTATGTACGTTTGTTGCTGAACCTACGCCGGCCATTAGTGCTGTTGCTCAGGTTCCGGAAACTGCTGTTCTCCATAGGTCGGCATCTGGAATTGATGCTCATATGCCAGGACCTGAAAGTCGTGCTCGTATGCCGGAACCTAGATAATAATtagcaataattaataaatatccatcagccttaataataataatttttaataatgacATACACAATAATAACTAACAACGGTAATAAACCTTAATGATACCTGAAACCCTTGGTCATAGGCTGGGTCCTCGAACTGCTGCTCATAAGGGGGATTTTGCTCCTAAGGTCCAGTTGCTTCTTTCTATTGACCATGTGGTTCATTCGCATTAGCCTCGCCACCTGCAACTCTATCTGACAGGCGTAGGTGATCCCCATACTGCTGTGTGTACCAGTCGAAGTACACCTGGAGAGGATGAAAGTTGACAATCTCTTCCCCTATCTGCAGTGTGTTATAGCGAAAAGATATCCACAAGGTAACCCACTAGATGTTCCTCGCTCTCCAGTCATGGTTCTGTGGACCTGTCAACCGCCTGCAATGATCACGACCAATATCGAATGCCGGTCCTGGTGGAAGCTGTTGCAGGCCGAACTATCGTCTAACTCGGTCTGTTGGGTGCCATTCTACACACTCGAATGACACCAACGGCGACTGTGTGGAGCACATAAACAAATGGATTGCAAGGTCATCCGGAACCCCCACTCCCATATACGACCGCCATATAAACTGCACATTAGTACCCACGAGGCTGATAAGTAAAATTATTATTGTAAATAAGCAGCTTAAGATAAATGGTTACAACTTACATCGTCGACTCCCATGTCATCGAGTCATCGCCTAAAATGCGCAGTAGGCTTCCGTATGTATCTTGTATGCCGGCGCCAATGACTCCGTCTAAAtaataacaatattaataataataataacactaataataacaataacaataacaataataataacaacaattaaAAAGAATACCGTCGCGCAAGTGGAACCCCAACATCGACGAGCTGATCGCAGGGAATAGGCGCTAGGAACGGCATGCGCTCCCACGCCCACACAAAATGTAGTATCAATGGCCCATCCATCTCTTTATAGTTGAATCGTGATGCATGACACAACGATCTGTATAAATGTGCCAGACTGGCTGCCCCCAACTGTATCCTTGAATCCAGTGGAAATCGCGAAGTAGAGGTAGAAA contains the following coding sequences:
- the LOC107630460 gene encoding thiol protease aleurain; this translates as MACSSSTPAAWWFTIAVLFFVVAAASAGWSSDDPNPIRMVPDELREVEAEVVRVVGRTRHALSFARFAVRHGKRYESPEELKMRFEVFSENKRLIRSTNRKRLSYTLAVNHFADWTWEEFKRHRLGAAQNCSATLKGNHKLTEAVLPETQDWRKEGIVSPVKDQGSCGSCWTFSTTGALEAAYAQAFGKSISLSEQQLVDCAGAFNNYGCNGGLPSQAFEYIKYSGGLDSEEAYPYTAKNGVCKFNAENVAVQVLDSVNITLGSEDELKHAVAFVRPVSVAFQVVDGFRFYKDGVYTSNTCGSTSQDVNHAVLAVGYGVENGVPYWLIKNSWGKSWGDDGYFKMELGKNMCGVATCASYPIVA